The following are from one region of the Macaca thibetana thibetana isolate TM-01 chromosome 2, ASM2454274v1, whole genome shotgun sequence genome:
- the PROK2 gene encoding prokineticin-2 isoform X1 translates to MRSPRCAPLLLLLLLPPLLLTPRVGDAAVITGACDKDSQCGGGMCCAVSIWVKSIRICTPMGKLGDSCHPLTRKNNFGNGRQERRKRKRRKRKKEVPFVGRRMHHTCPCLPGLACLRTSFNRFICLARK, encoded by the exons ATGAGAAGCCCGCGCTGCGCCCCACTCctgctcctcctgctgctgccgccgctgcTGCTCACGCCCCGCGTCGGGGACGCCGCCGTGATCACCGGG GCTTGTGACAAGGACTCCCAATGTGGTGGAGGCATGTGCTGTGCTGTCAGTATCTGGGTTAAGAGCATAAGGATTTGCACACCTATGGGCAAACTGGGAGACAGCTGCCATCCACTGACTCGTAAA AACAATTTTGGAAatggaaggcaggaaagaagaaagaggaagagaagaaaaaggaaaaaggag gtTCCATTTGTTGGGCGGAGGATGCATCACACTTGCCCATGTCTGCCAGGCTTGGCCTGTTTACGGACTTCATTTAACCGATTTATTTGTTTAGCCCGAAAGTAA
- the PROK2 gene encoding prokineticin-2 isoform X2: MRSPRCAPLLLLLLLPPLLLTPRVGDAAVITGACDKDSQCGGGMCCAVSIWVKSIRICTPMGKLGDSCHPLTRKVPFVGRRMHHTCPCLPGLACLRTSFNRFICLARK, encoded by the exons ATGAGAAGCCCGCGCTGCGCCCCACTCctgctcctcctgctgctgccgccgctgcTGCTCACGCCCCGCGTCGGGGACGCCGCCGTGATCACCGGG GCTTGTGACAAGGACTCCCAATGTGGTGGAGGCATGTGCTGTGCTGTCAGTATCTGGGTTAAGAGCATAAGGATTTGCACACCTATGGGCAAACTGGGAGACAGCTGCCATCCACTGACTCGTAAA gtTCCATTTGTTGGGCGGAGGATGCATCACACTTGCCCATGTCTGCCAGGCTTGGCCTGTTTACGGACTTCATTTAACCGATTTATTTGTTTAGCCCGAAAGTAA